DNA from Helcococcus ovis:
GAAGGATGTTCCGCACCAAAATACAATGTAATAAACGTACATGCAGGAGCGGTTGAACTATTTGTAAGAGAAGGTGCTAAGTTAAGATATTCAACTATAGAAAATTGGTCCAGAAATATGTACAACTTAAATACTAAAAGAGGAATAGTTTGGGAAAATGCTCATTTAGAATGGGTTTCAGGATCTTTTGGGTCAAGAGTTTCAATGCTTTATCCTGCATCAATTTTAATTGGGAAAAATGCAAAATCAGACTATACTGGAATTTCATTTGCAAATTCAGGTCAAATTCTTGATACTGGAGCTAAAGTAGTTCATGCTGCACCAAATACATATTCTACAGTTAATTCAAGATCTATTTCAAAAAGTGGAGGACAAGCTATATATAGAGGACTTGTTCATTTTAATGAAAATGCCAAAGGCTCAAAATCCAATGTGAATTGTGAATCTTTGATGATTGATAATAAATCTGTATCAGATACAATTCCTGTAATGATTATTGAAAATGATGATGTTGATTTAGGGCATGAAGCAAAAATTGGTAGAATAGATGATTCTAAGATTTTTTATTTAATGAGTAGGGGTTTAAGTGAGGAAGATGCAAAAGCAATGCTTGTAAGGGGATTTGCTGAGCCTATAGCAAAAGAATTGCCAATGGAATATGCTGTAGAAATGAATAATTTAATTAATTTAGAATTAATAGGATCAATAGGTTAGGAGGAATTAATGAGAACAGAAGTTAATATAATTCCGGAAATTACCTGGAGATTTACAGAAGCAAATAGTAGAATTATAGATTTAAATGAAGTTGAATATAAACAATATTCTGATTCTGCAAATGAAAAAATTTCTGATGAATTTAACAAAATATTTGTAAATAAAAAATATGGTGTTTCAAGAGAAGTTTTAGAATTAAATCAAAAGTTAAAAAATTATGAAAAATTTTATGTTTTAGATGAAAATACTTGTTTAGAAGAAAATTTTTATTTTGACGAAAATAATAATTTTTTGTCTGATCAACATGGAATTTTTGCTAAAGAAAATACTGACTCAACATTAATTTTTGATTATAAATCGAGTGAAGATGTCGAAACATTTAAAAATTCCGTATTTAAGATAAAAGCTGAAAAAAATTCAAACTTAAAGATAGTTATAATTCAAAGATTATCAAATTTTTCAAAGAGTTTTTTATCAATTGTTTCAGATATTGATGAGGGGGCAAATGTTCATTTGGTTCATATTGAATTAGGGGCAAAAGAATCATATGCAAATTATAGAGCAATATTAGGAAGTGAGAAGGCGCATGCTGATATAAAAACAGCATATTTTGTAAATGAAGATAGATATTTGGATTTAGGCTATGAAATTACACATTTGGGTAGAAAAACTACATCGGATATGGTTATAAATGGGGTATTGAAGGACTTTGCAAAGAAAAGATTTGCTGGAACTTTGGATTTCAAAAAAGGTTGTACATTAGCACAAGGTAATGAAGAAGAATTTGTAACATTACTGGATCCAACAGTAAAAAATTGGGCTATACCATTATTACTTGCAAGAGAAGATGATATAGTAGGTAATCATGCTGCTTCAGCAGGCAGAATTGACAAGGATATGTTATTTTATATCACATCCAGAGGATTTGATTCCGAAGCAGCAAAGAGGATAATAATTGAATCAAAATTGAAACCTATTTTTGATTTAATTGGCAATGAAAAAATTTCTGAAGAATTATTGGAAGAATTAAGAAAAGGGATAAACTAATGAAAACTTCAAAAGTAAAAAATTTATTTCCATTTTTTACAAATGAATATAACAAACCGCTTGTATATTTAGATAGTGCCGCCACTACGCAAAAGCCCAAAATTGTAATAGATTCATTAAAAGAATATTATGAAATTTATAATGCAAATGCAAATCGTGGGGGATACAAATCTGCCATTAAATCATCTCAAATTTTGGAGTACACTAGAGAAATAGTACAAAAATACATCAATGCTTCAAAATCAGAAGAAGTAATATTTACTAAAAGTGCTACAGAAGGATTAAACCTAATTTCTAAATCTTATGGGTTAAATAATTTAAAACCGGGAGATGAAATCTTAATTTCAATTGCAGAACATCATGCAAATTTAATAACATGGCAAAAAGTTGCGAAAAAAACAGGTGCAAAGCTAGTTTATTTTTATCTAACAGATAATTATGAACTTGATATTGAAGATTTTAAGATGAAAATAAATGAAAATACAAAAATTGTTTCAGTAACTGCTGCATCAAATGTAATTCCTTTTAAGGTTCCAATCAAAGAAATCATTGACATTGCACATGAAAAAGGTGCAATAGTTGTGATCGATGCTGCACAAATAGTTTCGCATTCAAAAATTGATGTACAAGCATTAAATTGCGATTTTTTAGTTTTTTCAGGTCATAAAATGTATTCTGCTCAAGGAGTTGGAGTTGTATATGGTAAATATGATTTGTTAAAATCAATGGAACCATTTTTATTAGGTGGAGATATGATTGAGTATGTTTATGAACAAGATGTATTATATGCAGATTTACCGACTAAATTTGAAGCTGGTACACTTGATGTTGCAGCTATTTATTCATTGAATAAAGCTATTGATTTTATTGATTTAGTAGGAATGGAAACTATAAATGCAATTGAAAATGAAATTTTCAATTATGCACTTGAAGAGCTTAAAAAATTAGATTTTATTGAGTTGTATTTACCTGAAAAAACTAAAAATGGAAATTTAATAGCCTTTAATGTTAAAAATATTCATCCTCATGATGTGTCTCAAATTTTAGATTTTTATAATATTGCTATAAGGGTGGGGCATCACTGTGCACAACCACTTCATAGATATTTAGGTATAAATTCATCCTGTAGAATATCTTTTGCGTGTTATAATAGTACTGAGGATATTGATAAATTTATTCAAGGATTATATAGAGTTAAGGAAATATTTTATGGAAATTAATCAAATATATACAGAGTTGATAAGAGAACATAGTGTTGAGAGTGAGCATAAAAAAGCTCTTGAAGATAAAACGGATTCCAAACTTGGGGTAAATCCATCTTGTGGTGATGAGATAACATTAAATTTAAAAATAAAAGATAGAATAATAGAGGATGCTTCTTATGAAGGTATAGGTTGTGCTATTTCTCAGGCTTCTACTTCTATGATGATTGATGCAATCAAGGGGAAAACTATAGACGAAGCTAGAGATATTGTAAATACATTTTTAAATATGATAAAATCTTCTGTAGAAATAAGTGATTCAGATTTTAAAAAATTAGGAGATGCTGTAGCTTTACAAGGAATAAATAAATTGCCGGCAAGAGTTAAATGTGCTGTTTTAGCATGGAGAACTTTAGAACAAATAATTGAAAATCAATAAAAATAAAAGTTTGCTACGCTAGCTTTGCAGCTCCATTTCATGGGGCGTGGAGCAGTGTTGTTAGCAAACTTTTATTTTTATTTTTTTTGCAAAACGAAGTGATTATTAATTAATTTTAATAATTGCTTTTTTATTGCTTAAATTTTAACAAATAAACCGCTTTCAATCATTTTTTTTATAAAAAATACAATCGTGTAAAATGCTAACATTTTCATATGCTTTATTTTATTAAAATTAAAAAAGATTATGTTTTTGTTGATAAATTAAAATAAACAAGTTATTCTAAAAAAGAAAAATATATTAGGAGGCAGGAATGAAAAAGTTTACAAGAAGAATAGTGAGTTTGTTGCTAGTATTAACATTTATATTAGGAATTATACCTTTTAATATTTCTAAAGCAGCAACAGATGAGAATAAAAGTGAGCCGTTACTATTTGGATATTATAGAGTATGGCATGATATAAAGAATGGTAAGACTTTAGAAGGGCGTGGACCAGAAAATGGAGATCCTAAAGGTATCCAAAGAATGAGTGATTTACCTGAGGAATTGGATGTAGTATTTTTATTTATAGACCATATTGATTCCAATCTTCAGTATAGAACAAATCCTTTTTATAAGGAGTTACCAAATTATGTAAAAAAATTACATAATAATGGAACTAAAGTGGTTAGAACTATCGATATTTCTTTAGTTACAAACAAAGCTTTAGTACCTAAGGATGATTATAATGAAAAAGTTGAAAATAAGAGGCACTTTAGTAATGATAAAGAAGGATATAAACAACTTGCTAATTTAATTGTTGAAGAATATGTAAAAAGAGACAATTTAGATGGATTAGATATTGATATGGAAAAACAGTGGTTACCATCAGAGGAATTAAGTATGGCAATTGGTGTAATAAATGAAGTATCTAAATTATTGAAAGCGGAAGGTAAATTATTTATATTTGATACGGATAAAAAAGGTGATACTAAAATATTTCAAGATACTGCTGATAAATATGATTATGTATTATATCAATCATATAGACAAGAAGATTTAGATTATGTATTCGATACATTCAAATCAAAAATACCAGCATCGAAATTTGTGCCAGGGTTTTCATTCTATGAAGAGGGGGGAAATAAATGGTTTAATTTATCTGATGGATATTATGGAGCGTATTATAGAAATTATGATGCACCTTTAGAAAAAACTTTCGCATATAAGTGTGCAATGTGGCAACCTAGAAATAAAGCTGATGGTTTGAAAGGCGGAGTATTTGCATTCGCTGTAGAAAGATCTGGGATTAAAGATGGAGATAATACCTATAAATTAGCGAATTATGATGTTTTAAAGAAAATTGATGGTTACTTACATCAAAGTTATAAGTAAAATTGAAATAAACAATTAAAAATTCATTTTATATTTGAAATATATTTAAGGAGGTAAATATGAAAAAAATTACAAAAAATTTAGTTTGCTTGTCTCTAGCAACAATTTTAGCTTTGGGGATTAATCAAATCCAAAATGTTGTTAGGGCTGAGGGCAGAGAAACATTATCTGTAAAAAAAGATATCATTGATAGAAAAAATTTAATACCATTTGCAAGATGGTCAAGTGGAGATCCAATAAATAAGATTAATGATGGAGTAGTATCCTATCAGAATCAACCTGCAAATAGATGGACAGATTGGAAGCCATCAGATAGGTTAAAAGAAAATTGGGTAGGATTTGTATTTGGTTCATCAGTAGATATAAGAGAGGCAGATGTTTCAGGATTAGAAATTGATTTTTATTTTGATAATGGAGTAAGATTACCAAAATCTTATAAAGTTCAGTATTTTACAGGAGAATTGAATAATACTAATTTACCAAAAAAATATGGATTTGCAGAAAGTTCTATTTTAGATGAAAATAATAATTGGAAAGATGTTGAAATTGATAAGTATTCAAAACCTAATGAAAAATCAACAACTTATTTAAAATTTAAACCGGTAAAAACAAAAGCTATTAGAATTTTAATGGAAGCATATGAAAATAAATCCTTAGGTTTAACAGAATTAAAAGTTAATGGAGTTTTAACTAATACTAAACCGGTGAAATATGATTTAACTGATGAAAAAGTAAGAGATGAAATTAATAAGCTGGATAAACTTGGAGATAGTGCTAAGGATTTTACAGATAAAATTGGTTCTCAAACAAATAATTCTTTATTGGAAGCAGCGAAAAAAGCAAATGAATACATGAAAGAATTAGAAAATTTACCACTTCCTAAAAAACCAGTATTTTCAAAATTAAAAGCACCTATTTATGGTGGTTGGTTTAGAACATGGCATGATCAAAATTCTGAACCATTAGAAGATAGACCAAATTACTTTGGAGATATTCCAAAAGAAGTAGATTTAGCATTTGTATTTCATGATTGGACAAAACCATATAGTGAATTTTGGAAAAAACTTGCTTTAGAATATGTTCCAAAAATGAATGCTAGAGGACAAAGAGTAATCCGTACGATTGGTATTAAGACTATATATAGTGATATGAAAGATGAAAAAGGAAATTCTTTCCCAAATACAAGCGAGGGGAATAAAGCTAAAGCTAAATATATAGTAGATACCATAGTTAATAGATATGGATTAGATGGTATAGATATTGATATTGAATACCATGATAGTAGATATTATAGTGGTAAAGAAAATCAGGGTATAGAAATCATGAAAGAAATATCAAGGATACTAAAAGAGCAGGGTAAAATCTTTATGATTGACACAAATATGTCTGGTGAAGAAGAAATCTTAAAAGGGACTTATGATTTTAGTGATTATGTGCTATTACAGGCATATGGAAGATATTCTGATAGTCGTTTGAATAGAAGATGGGAAGGATTCAAGCCGTATATTAAGCCTGAAAAGTTTATTTTAGGATTCTCATTTTATGAAGAAAGAGATAGAAATGGCTGGAATGATATTTCTGATAGAGTAGAAGGTTCAGCAGCGGAAAGATACGCTAAATGGCAACCAGATAATGGTAAAAATGGTAAAAAAGCTGGTATAATAGGCTATGCTATTGACAGAGACGGTGTTGCATTTAGAGATGATAATATTTATACAACAAAATATGAATTATCAAAACAACTAAAGAGAGTTATGGAATATTCTGATGTTGAAGATGAAATAAAAGAAATCCAATCTTTAAAAAATTTGTCAAAAGAAGAAATTAATAAGTATGTTGATAGATTAAATAATGGTTTGAAAAATGGTGAAAAATTATTACCATATGAAATAGTTAATTTAGCTAAAAAAGCAGCGTTAAATAAAGAAAAAAACACAAAAAAGATAAATCCTAAATATGAAGTTGAAGTTTCTAATAAGAAAAAAAATGATAAATTGGATAAAAAGGTTATTAAATTAGAAAACAACATTAATAAAAATGGTGGTAATCCAAAAACATCTGATTCTGGTATTTTATTGTATGTAGCAGTGACAGCAATTTCAATAATTGGATTATCAGTTGTAAGAAAAAAGAATGATTAGACGTTTATTTTCTGATGAAATTTATTATTTTAAGATTATAATGTGATGTTACAAAATAGATAATAGATTTTAATAAAAATTTAAATAAATATATAAACAAGCCCCGGATTTTAATATCTGGGGCTTGTTTATTGTTAAAGTATTTAATGTTCATGATTATCAAAATAATCTTGAAGATAAGTATGAGGATCTTTTATATAAATATAATCTCCAACTCTTTTATTCGGATCTACTTTCATATGGACAAAGTGTGTATGATCATCGTGTTCTATAATATATCCATCCTCTTTTATTTCTATAATTTTTACGTAAATATCCGGTTTATTTGATTTGTATTGATGAATTTTTGGTGGATATTGGGAAAAGTCTGTTAAAATATATTGATCCCCAACAACCATAATCATATAATTGTCATTTTTCGTAAGTATAAGTGCTTGATTTTTAACTTTTTCAATATTTTTATCATTGAAAATTTTTTCGATTTTTCTTTTAGCTTCCTCATCTGAAATTAACAATTTTGACTTTTTTCTTCTATCATTTACAAATAAAATTACGACTATTACCACTAAAAATACAAAAATTATTTTTAGTTTATTTTGTAAGTTTCTATTTAATTTCATATTTTACTCTAAAATTCCAAATTCATAGCCTTGATCTTTTAAATGTTCGATTAATGAAGGAAGAGCTTTTAATGTTAAATCCTTATCTGCGGCATCATGCATTAATATTACTGCAATATCAGAGTTTGCAGTAAAAGTTTTTGATTTATCAAAATTTTTTATTACTTCGTCTACTGTGGTAGGTCTTGCTAAATCTGGATCATTTATAGGTTGAGCATCACCGTTCATAGTATTCCAATCAATCCAGTGAATGTTTAAATCAGCTAAAGCTTTATCTGACTTCTTTAATCCTTCTTTATTCCAAGACATATGTCCACCCGGATATCTAAAAACTCTTGATTCAAAATTATTTCCTAAATATTTCTTCAATAGTTTTATAGCCTGTTTTTCCTCCTTGACTACGACGTCCGGATCCGGTACTCTTCCGGGATATAAAGTTTCGTAATCATGAGTTAATGAGTGTGTACCAATAGCATGGCCTTCATTGTATGCTCTTTTTAATACTTCTTTACTATTTTCACTAATAGCATGCCCGACCATAAAAAATGTTGCTGGTACATTTTTTTCTTTTAATACATCAAGCACATGTGGTGTGATTACATTGTTTGGGCCAT
Protein-coding regions in this window:
- the sufB gene encoding Fe-S cluster assembly protein SufB; protein product: MTKKSKIDDIDRGKFDKKNEFEYSKISEKGLNEDIVKLISAEKNEPDWMLEKRLEGMRLFFEQENPIWGPDLSEVDINEITLYVKPKSGETNVWDNLPDDIKQTFYDLGIPQAEINSLAGVSAQYDSEMVYHNVKNYLTDLGVIYINMEEAVQKYAPLLKKWFGKAVEPDLHKYAALHYAVWSGGSFVYVPKGQYVDIPIQSYFRLNAPGAGQFEHTFIYVDEGSYVHYIEGCSAPKYNVINVHAGAVELFVREGAKLRYSTIENWSRNMYNLNTKRGIVWENAHLEWVSGSFGSRVSMLYPASILIGKNAKSDYTGISFANSGQILDTGAKVVHAAPNTYSTVNSRSISKSGGQAIYRGLVHFNENAKGSKSNVNCESLMIDNKSVSDTIPVMIIENDDVDLGHEAKIGRIDDSKIFYLMSRGLSEEDAKAMLVRGFAEPIAKELPMEYAVEMNNLINLELIGSIG
- a CDS encoding SufB/SufD family protein — translated: MRTEVNIIPEITWRFTEANSRIIDLNEVEYKQYSDSANEKISDEFNKIFVNKKYGVSREVLELNQKLKNYEKFYVLDENTCLEENFYFDENNNFLSDQHGIFAKENTDSTLIFDYKSSEDVETFKNSVFKIKAEKNSNLKIVIIQRLSNFSKSFLSIVSDIDEGANVHLVHIELGAKESYANYRAILGSEKAHADIKTAYFVNEDRYLDLGYEITHLGRKTTSDMVINGVLKDFAKKRFAGTLDFKKGCTLAQGNEEEFVTLLDPTVKNWAIPLLLAREDDIVGNHAASAGRIDKDMLFYITSRGFDSEAAKRIIIESKLKPIFDLIGNEKISEELLEELRKGIN
- a CDS encoding aminotransferase class V-fold PLP-dependent enzyme, which gives rise to MKTSKVKNLFPFFTNEYNKPLVYLDSAATTQKPKIVIDSLKEYYEIYNANANRGGYKSAIKSSQILEYTREIVQKYINASKSEEVIFTKSATEGLNLISKSYGLNNLKPGDEILISIAEHHANLITWQKVAKKTGAKLVYFYLTDNYELDIEDFKMKINENTKIVSVTAASNVIPFKVPIKEIIDIAHEKGAIVVIDAAQIVSHSKIDVQALNCDFLVFSGHKMYSAQGVGVVYGKYDLLKSMEPFLLGGDMIEYVYEQDVLYADLPTKFEAGTLDVAAIYSLNKAIDFIDLVGMETINAIENEIFNYALEELKKLDFIELYLPEKTKNGNLIAFNVKNIHPHDVSQILDFYNIAIRVGHHCAQPLHRYLGINSSCRISFACYNSTEDIDKFIQGLYRVKEIFYGN
- the sufU gene encoding Fe-S cluster assembly sulfur transfer protein SufU, with the translated sequence MEINQIYTELIREHSVESEHKKALEDKTDSKLGVNPSCGDEITLNLKIKDRIIEDASYEGIGCAISQASTSMMIDAIKGKTIDEARDIVNTFLNMIKSSVEISDSDFKKLGDAVALQGINKLPARVKCAVLAWRTLEQIIENQ
- a CDS encoding EndoS/ChiA family endoglycosidase produces the protein MKKFTRRIVSLLLVLTFILGIIPFNISKAATDENKSEPLLFGYYRVWHDIKNGKTLEGRGPENGDPKGIQRMSDLPEELDVVFLFIDHIDSNLQYRTNPFYKELPNYVKKLHNNGTKVVRTIDISLVTNKALVPKDDYNEKVENKRHFSNDKEGYKQLANLIVEEYVKRDNLDGLDIDMEKQWLPSEELSMAIGVINEVSKLLKAEGKLFIFDTDKKGDTKIFQDTADKYDYVLYQSYRQEDLDYVFDTFKSKIPASKFVPGFSFYEEGGNKWFNLSDGYYGAYYRNYDAPLEKTFAYKCAMWQPRNKADGLKGGVFAFAVERSGIKDGDNTYKLANYDVLKKIDGYLHQSYK
- a CDS encoding EndoS/ChiA family endoglycosidase, coding for MKKITKNLVCLSLATILALGINQIQNVVRAEGRETLSVKKDIIDRKNLIPFARWSSGDPINKINDGVVSYQNQPANRWTDWKPSDRLKENWVGFVFGSSVDIREADVSGLEIDFYFDNGVRLPKSYKVQYFTGELNNTNLPKKYGFAESSILDENNNWKDVEIDKYSKPNEKSTTYLKFKPVKTKAIRILMEAYENKSLGLTELKVNGVLTNTKPVKYDLTDEKVRDEINKLDKLGDSAKDFTDKIGSQTNNSLLEAAKKANEYMKELENLPLPKKPVFSKLKAPIYGGWFRTWHDQNSEPLEDRPNYFGDIPKEVDLAFVFHDWTKPYSEFWKKLALEYVPKMNARGQRVIRTIGIKTIYSDMKDEKGNSFPNTSEGNKAKAKYIVDTIVNRYGLDGIDIDIEYHDSRYYSGKENQGIEIMKEISRILKEQGKIFMIDTNMSGEEEILKGTYDFSDYVLLQAYGRYSDSRLNRRWEGFKPYIKPEKFILGFSFYEERDRNGWNDISDRVEGSAAERYAKWQPDNGKNGKKAGIIGYAIDRDGVAFRDDNIYTTKYELSKQLKRVMEYSDVEDEIKEIQSLKNLSKEEINKYVDRLNNGLKNGEKLLPYEIVNLAKKAALNKEKNTKKINPKYEVEVSNKKKNDKLDKKVIKLENNINKNGGNPKTSDSGILLYVAVTAISIIGLSVVRKKND
- a CDS encoding polysaccharide deacetylase family protein — protein: MKRIKKVKLSLLASVIILASLTACSHKANSSDESKDIKNIITKNETNKETNKETNKETNKETNKETESKKHNETKNKNNEGSSPIANKIKGKNHNQKFKNVAYDVKEIRELSNNGTYKGKKIAFLTFDDGPNNVITPHVLDVLKEKNVPATFFMVGHAISENSKEVLKRAYNEGHAIGTHSLTHDYETLYPGRVPDPDVVVKEEKQAIKLLKKYLGNNFESRVFRYPGGHMSWNKEGLKKSDKALADLNIHWIDWNTMNGDAQPINDPDLARPTTVDEVIKNFDKSKTFTANSDIAVILMHDAADKDLTLKALPSLIEHLKDQGYEFGILE